From the Gordonia bronchialis DSM 43247 genome, one window contains:
- a CDS encoding electron transfer flavoprotein subunit beta/FixA family protein — MTNIVVLIKQVPDTWSERKLSDGDYTLDREAADAVLDEINERAVEEALKIKEADGGEVTVLAAGPERATEAIRKALSMGADKAIHIKDDLMHGSDAVQTAYVLARALGTVEGVELVIAGNEATDGRVGAIPAMIAEYLELPHLTHLRKLTLEGEKLTGERETDDGIYHIEAELPAIVSVNEKINEPRFPSFKGIMAAKKKEVSVLTLADIDVEPSDVGLENAGTTVTASTPKPPKTAGERVTDEGDGGTKVAEYLVSQKII, encoded by the coding sequence ATGACAAACATTGTCGTTCTGATCAAGCAGGTGCCCGACACGTGGTCCGAGCGCAAGCTCTCCGATGGTGACTACACCCTGGACCGCGAGGCCGCCGACGCCGTGCTCGACGAGATCAACGAGCGCGCCGTGGAAGAGGCCCTCAAGATCAAAGAGGCCGACGGTGGCGAGGTCACGGTGCTTGCCGCAGGACCCGAGCGGGCCACCGAGGCGATCCGCAAGGCGCTGTCGATGGGTGCCGACAAGGCCATCCACATCAAGGACGACCTGATGCACGGCTCGGACGCGGTGCAGACGGCCTACGTTCTCGCGCGTGCTCTCGGCACGGTCGAGGGTGTCGAACTGGTCATCGCCGGTAACGAGGCTACCGACGGTCGCGTCGGCGCGATCCCGGCCATGATCGCCGAGTACCTCGAGCTGCCGCACCTGACGCATCTGCGCAAGCTGACGCTGGAGGGCGAGAAGCTCACCGGCGAGCGGGAGACCGACGACGGCATCTACCACATCGAAGCCGAACTGCCGGCCATCGTCAGCGTCAACGAGAAGATAAACGAACCGCGCTTCCCGTCCTTCAAGGGCATCATGGCCGCGAAGAAGAAGGAAGTCAGCGTTCTCACGCTGGCGGACATCGACGTCGAGCCGAGCGACGTGGGCCTCGAGAACGCCGGCACCACCGTCACCGCCTCCACTCCGAAGCCGCCGAAGACCGCGGGCGAGCGCGTCACCGACGAGGGCGACGGTGGCACCAAGGTCGCCGAGTACCTGGTGTCCCAGAAGATCATCTAG
- a CDS encoding class I SAM-dependent methyltransferase — protein sequence MTDQDRTLADLPADVQLALTGERTVPGIPAENYWFRRHEVAYQHILDRCAGRDILEAGSGEGYGAAMLAEVAASVTCVDYDESAVEHTRRRYAGLVVHQANLIDLPLADASVDTVVNFQVIEHLWDQPAFITECRRVLRPGGELLISTPNRITFSPGRDTPLNPFHTRELSAAELTELLIEGGFAVTAMLGVWHGARLRDLDRRWGGSIIDAQIERALAGVDWPDELTADVAAITAADFDVVEATGDNPDIDTSLDLFAIAVRI from the coding sequence ATGACCGACCAGGATCGGACCCTCGCGGACCTTCCGGCCGACGTGCAGCTCGCACTCACCGGTGAGCGAACCGTGCCCGGGATCCCCGCGGAGAACTACTGGTTTCGCCGCCACGAGGTGGCCTACCAGCACATACTCGACCGCTGCGCGGGTCGCGACATCCTCGAGGCAGGCTCCGGCGAAGGGTACGGCGCGGCCATGCTCGCCGAGGTAGCGGCTTCGGTGACATGCGTCGACTACGACGAGAGCGCCGTCGAACACACCCGGCGGCGCTACGCCGGGCTCGTGGTGCACCAGGCCAATCTGATCGACCTGCCGCTGGCCGACGCATCGGTGGACACCGTGGTCAACTTCCAGGTGATCGAGCACCTGTGGGATCAGCCCGCGTTCATCACCGAATGCCGGCGCGTCCTGCGGCCCGGCGGCGAGTTGCTCATCTCGACGCCCAATCGGATCACCTTCTCCCCCGGACGCGACACCCCGCTCAACCCCTTCCACACCCGCGAGCTGTCGGCGGCCGAACTCACCGAACTACTCATCGAGGGCGGCTTCGCGGTCACCGCGATGCTCGGCGTCTGGCATGGCGCCCGGCTGCGCGATCTCGACCGGCGATGGGGCGGGTCGATCATCGACGCCCAGATCGAGCGCGCTCTCGCCGGCGTCGACTGGCCCGACGAGCTGACCGCCGACGTCGCCGCGATCACCGCAGCCGACTTCGACGTCGTCGAGGCAACCGGCGACAACCCCGACATCGACACCTCACTCGACCTGTTCGCCATCGCAGTCCGGATCTGA
- a CDS encoding 1,4-alpha-glucan branching protein domain-containing protein, with product MSFSDDSAVPGQFTLVLHSHLPWLANHGRWPVGEEWLYQSWAASYLPVVEVLNRLADDGFHDQLSLGITPVLAAQLDDPHCCASMHTWLADWQLRACAATASPDPVRAEAGRREFVAAATALDDFETRWRHGAAPVIRALAGAGVIEVLGGPLAHPFAPLLDPRLRRFSLSEGLADARARWGFDPAGIWAPECAFAPGMEDEYQRAGVRHFMVDGPTLHGDTALGRPVGDTDVVAYGRDLSVSYRVWSPKSGYPGHAAYRDFHTYDHETGLKSSRVTGRSVPGDAKKPYDPDRVDAVIDRHVDDFVDHVRRRLQAESERIGRPALVVAAFDTELFGHWWFEGPRWLERVLRRLPEAGVRVGTLAQAAQNGFVGDAVTLPASSWGSGKDWRVWDGPQVRHLVDLNAEVTETALDTVTKLLEGGRGERHRVADQILRETLLTVASDWPFMVSKDTAAHYAVQRAHTHAHATREICDAAMRGRDADAARLAAGWQRADNLFAGLDARRLRVTDSGGRAGRTGGDG from the coding sequence GTGAGCTTCTCTGACGATTCGGCCGTGCCCGGCCAGTTCACCCTGGTCCTGCACTCCCACCTGCCCTGGCTGGCCAATCACGGCCGCTGGCCGGTCGGTGAGGAGTGGCTGTATCAGTCGTGGGCCGCGTCGTATCTGCCCGTCGTCGAGGTGCTGAATCGCTTGGCCGACGACGGTTTTCACGACCAGCTGTCCCTCGGCATCACCCCGGTGCTGGCCGCCCAGCTCGACGACCCGCACTGCTGCGCCTCGATGCACACGTGGCTGGCCGACTGGCAGCTGCGGGCGTGCGCGGCCACAGCGTCGCCCGATCCGGTCCGGGCCGAGGCCGGCCGGCGCGAATTCGTCGCGGCGGCAACGGCTCTCGACGACTTCGAGACGCGGTGGCGGCACGGCGCGGCCCCGGTGATCCGGGCGCTGGCCGGTGCCGGGGTGATCGAGGTGCTCGGCGGACCGCTGGCCCATCCGTTCGCCCCGCTGCTCGACCCCCGTCTGCGGCGGTTCTCGCTCTCGGAGGGGCTTGCCGACGCCCGGGCACGCTGGGGATTCGACCCGGCGGGCATCTGGGCACCGGAATGCGCGTTCGCCCCCGGGATGGAGGACGAGTACCAGCGGGCCGGGGTGCGGCACTTCATGGTCGACGGCCCGACGCTGCACGGCGACACCGCTCTCGGCCGGCCCGTCGGCGACACCGACGTCGTCGCCTACGGGCGCGACCTCAGCGTCAGCTATCGGGTGTGGTCGCCGAAGTCGGGCTATCCCGGGCACGCCGCCTACCGCGACTTCCACACCTACGACCACGAGACCGGGTTAAAGAGTTCCCGGGTGACCGGACGGTCGGTGCCCGGTGACGCCAAGAAGCCCTACGACCCCGACCGCGTCGACGCCGTCATCGACCGGCACGTCGACGACTTCGTCGATCATGTGCGGCGTCGTCTGCAGGCGGAGTCCGAGCGCATCGGCCGGCCCGCGCTAGTGGTGGCCGCCTTCGACACGGAACTGTTCGGACACTGGTGGTTCGAGGGTCCCCGCTGGCTGGAGCGGGTGCTGCGACGGCTGCCGGAGGCGGGTGTGCGCGTCGGCACCCTCGCGCAGGCAGCGCAGAACGGATTCGTCGGTGACGCGGTCACCCTGCCCGCGTCGTCGTGGGGGTCGGGCAAGGACTGGCGTGTCTGGGATGGCCCGCAGGTGCGGCATCTGGTCGACCTCAACGCGGAGGTCACCGAGACCGCGCTCGACACCGTCACCAAGCTGCTCGAGGGCGGCCGCGGCGAACGTCACCGCGTGGCCGATCAGATCCTGCGGGAAACGCTACTGACGGTGGCCTCGGACTGGCCGTTCATGGTCTCCAAGGACACCGCGGCGCATTACGCTGTGCAGCGGGCACACACACATGCGCACGCCACCCGGGAGATCTGCGACGCGGCGATGCGCGGGCGGGATGCCGACGCGGCCCGGCTGGCCGCGGGATGGCAGCGTGCGGACAACCTGTTCGCGGGACTGGATGCGCGTCGACTTCGGGTCACCGATTCCGGTGGGCGCGCAGGAAGAACGGGGGGCGACGGGTGA
- a CDS encoding glycosyltransferase family 4 protein, with protein MKVLLVSWEYPPVVVGGLGRHVHHLATGLADAGHDVVVLTRRPSGTDAVSHPTIDTVAEGVRVVAVAEDPPEFEFGADMMAWTLAMGHSFIRAGLRILAGERNSLSSTWTPDVVHAHDWLVAHPAITLAEFFDCPLVTTIHATEAGRHSGWVSGRTNRQVHSVEWWLAAESDAIITCSESMRDEVFRLFGSDAQLADIQVIHNGIDIRTWAFAPRAPRTGAPELLFAGRLEYEKGVQDLLAALPRIRRTHPGTTLTVAGTGTQQEWLLEQARRHRISKAVTFLGAVGHDELVTLMHRCDAIVLPSRYEPFGIVALEAAATGAPLVVSTAGGLGEAVTEPTTGLTFAPADVAGLATAVRATLGDPGAAAERARRARARLTAEFSWAEVAERTAGVYLAAKRRVRHPVGRPQIVERPLPERDPSSDS; from the coding sequence GTGAAGGTGCTGCTGGTCTCGTGGGAGTATCCGCCGGTGGTGGTCGGCGGCCTCGGCCGCCACGTCCATCATCTCGCCACCGGGCTGGCCGACGCCGGTCACGACGTCGTGGTCCTCACCCGCCGTCCGTCAGGCACCGACGCGGTGAGCCATCCGACCATCGACACCGTCGCCGAAGGTGTCCGCGTGGTGGCGGTCGCCGAGGACCCACCGGAGTTCGAATTCGGCGCCGACATGATGGCGTGGACGCTGGCGATGGGCCATTCGTTCATCCGGGCTGGGCTGAGAATCCTTGCCGGTGAACGTAACTCGCTGTCGTCGACGTGGACGCCGGACGTGGTGCACGCACACGACTGGCTGGTCGCACACCCCGCGATCACCCTTGCCGAGTTCTTCGACTGCCCACTGGTCACCACGATCCACGCCACCGAGGCCGGTCGGCACAGCGGATGGGTGAGTGGACGGACCAACCGGCAGGTGCACTCGGTGGAATGGTGGCTCGCCGCCGAATCCGACGCGATCATCACGTGCTCGGAATCGATGCGTGACGAGGTGTTCCGGTTGTTCGGCTCGGATGCGCAGCTCGCCGACATCCAGGTCATCCACAACGGCATCGACATCCGCACGTGGGCGTTCGCGCCGCGCGCGCCACGGACCGGCGCACCCGAGCTGCTGTTCGCCGGACGTCTCGAATACGAGAAGGGCGTGCAGGATCTGCTGGCCGCGCTGCCCCGCATCCGCCGCACCCATCCGGGCACGACACTCACCGTCGCCGGCACCGGCACCCAGCAGGAGTGGCTTCTGGAGCAGGCCCGACGACACCGCATCAGCAAGGCGGTCACCTTCCTCGGCGCGGTGGGCCACGACGAGCTGGTCACGCTGATGCACCGCTGCGACGCCATCGTGCTGCCCAGCCGCTACGAACCGTTCGGGATCGTCGCGCTGGAGGCCGCGGCGACCGGCGCGCCGCTGGTGGTGTCGACGGCCGGCGGACTGGGTGAGGCCGTCACCGAACCCACCACGGGTCTGACCTTCGCGCCCGCCGACGTCGCCGGACTCGCCACCGCCGTGCGTGCCACCCTCGGCGACCCGGGTGCCGCCGCCGAGCGAGCCCGCCGCGCACGAGCCCGCCTGACCGCCGAGTTCTCCTGGGCCGAGGTCGCCGAACGGACCGCAGGCGTCTACTTGGCCGCCAAACGGCGGGTGCGTCACCCCGTCGGCCGACCCCAGATCGTCGAACGGCCGCTCCCCGAACGGGATCCGTCGTCGGACTCCTGA
- a CDS encoding acyltransferase produces MTTMWNASYRSRWRAGRRRDPAQARFLTLDSLRWVLRNRAYTPWYLVRYFRLARFRLANPHVVLRGMVFLGRNVELHATPELSRMEIGRWVHIGDGNSIRCHEGSLKIGDKTVFGCNNVVNSYLDLEVGGSTLIADWCYICDFDHRMDDITLPIKDQGIVKGPVRIGPDTWVAAKVSVLRNTIVGRGCVLGSHAVVRGIIPDYSIAVGAPARVVKNRMDDWARNAEERAELERALADIERKKAALRDQA; encoded by the coding sequence ATGACGACGATGTGGAATGCCTCCTACCGGAGCCGATGGCGGGCCGGACGCCGCCGCGACCCTGCGCAGGCGCGTTTCCTCACCCTGGACTCGCTGCGCTGGGTGCTGCGTAACCGGGCCTACACGCCGTGGTACCTGGTCCGCTACTTCCGGCTCGCGCGCTTTCGGTTGGCCAATCCGCATGTGGTGCTGCGCGGGATGGTGTTCCTCGGGCGCAACGTCGAGCTGCACGCCACGCCGGAGCTGTCTCGGATGGAGATCGGGCGCTGGGTCCACATTGGTGACGGAAACTCCATTCGATGCCACGAGGGCAGCCTCAAGATCGGCGACAAGACCGTCTTCGGCTGCAACAACGTCGTCAACTCGTATCTGGACCTCGAGGTCGGCGGGTCCACGCTCATCGCGGACTGGTGTTACATCTGCGACTTCGACCACAGGATGGACGACATCACGCTGCCCATCAAGGATCAGGGCATCGTCAAGGGCCCGGTACGGATCGGCCCGGACACCTGGGTGGCGGCCAAGGTGTCGGTGTTGCGCAACACGATCGTCGGACGCGGATGTGTCCTCGGATCGCATGCGGTGGTCAGAGGGATCATCCCGGATTACTCGATCGCCGTCGGCGCTCCGGCGCGCGTGGTGAAGAACCGGATGGACGACTGGGCGCGCAACGCCGAGGAACGCGCTGAGCTCGAACGCGCGCTCGCCGATATCGAACGTAAGAAGGCGGCGTTGCGCGACCAGGCTTAG
- a CDS encoding outer membrane protein assembly factor BamB family protein, producing MAEQNRHRQSSSPRSGSARLLMIVVAVCAVVLSACSDGHIDVRSLPGLGWPSYGGDANNANFTTATVPDDLALSWSRPTGGPITAPLTVSTRSNVAVTSRTENGCNTFVFDPTSGRKNFCKRMREGVEVSALLIDQYDQPYIGEQTTFLAFNAGGAIRWRAPVLGVPLSAKFAAPNIALVVTTQGQIQLFDTQTAALVAPELLLRPDADPADPLFGFGECVDNGPRCVVPAPPAVDAAHERFFLNVWPPGAIASQVRAFTYHQVDGKRTVAEAWHADVPGGVVGPATVSADGATVYAFSRLGQIVALDAATGKTRWTFDNGGYGFATMAVSPDGLIMPTGVPGAPLTLLRDKGDRAELVWKRDDLASVSLSTLTSSGTAWTVVRDPGAQTLSLVEVSTADGAPKRTLPLPESVGFATGVAVSPSGQIAVATHIGEVYFFDSKSNIEG from the coding sequence ATGGCGGAGCAGAACCGGCACAGGCAATCATCGTCGCCACGTTCCGGGTCCGCCCGCTTGCTCATGATCGTGGTGGCGGTCTGTGCGGTCGTCCTGTCGGCCTGCTCCGACGGTCACATCGACGTCCGGTCGCTACCCGGTCTCGGCTGGCCGAGCTACGGCGGCGACGCGAACAACGCCAACTTCACCACCGCGACGGTCCCCGATGATCTGGCGCTGTCCTGGAGCCGGCCGACCGGCGGACCGATCACCGCGCCGCTCACCGTCTCGACGCGTTCCAATGTCGCGGTGACCTCGCGAACCGAGAACGGCTGCAACACATTCGTCTTCGACCCGACCTCGGGGCGCAAGAACTTCTGCAAGCGGATGCGTGAGGGCGTCGAGGTGTCCGCTCTGCTCATCGACCAGTACGACCAGCCCTACATCGGCGAGCAGACCACCTTCCTCGCGTTCAATGCCGGCGGTGCCATTCGTTGGCGGGCACCGGTTCTGGGTGTTCCGCTGTCGGCGAAGTTCGCCGCCCCCAACATCGCGCTGGTCGTGACGACCCAGGGTCAGATCCAGTTGTTCGACACCCAGACCGCGGCACTCGTTGCGCCGGAACTGCTTCTGCGCCCCGACGCCGATCCCGCCGATCCGCTGTTCGGTTTCGGCGAATGCGTGGACAACGGTCCACGGTGTGTGGTGCCCGCTCCCCCCGCAGTCGATGCGGCGCATGAACGGTTCTTCCTCAACGTGTGGCCGCCCGGTGCGATCGCCTCGCAGGTGCGCGCTTTTACCTATCACCAGGTCGACGGGAAACGCACCGTCGCCGAGGCCTGGCACGCCGACGTCCCCGGCGGTGTCGTGGGGCCGGCGACCGTGTCGGCCGATGGGGCCACGGTGTACGCTTTCTCGCGGCTCGGACAGATCGTCGCGCTCGACGCGGCGACCGGGAAAACCCGGTGGACCTTCGACAACGGCGGCTATGGGTTTGCCACGATGGCGGTCTCGCCGGACGGGCTGATCATGCCGACGGGTGTCCCCGGCGCACCACTCACGCTGCTGCGCGACAAGGGTGACCGGGCCGAACTGGTGTGGAAGCGGGACGATCTCGCGTCGGTGAGCCTCTCGACGCTGACATCGTCGGGCACAGCGTGGACCGTTGTGCGCGATCCGGGTGCCCAGACGCTGTCGCTGGTGGAGGTGTCCACCGCCGACGGTGCGCCCAAACGCACTCTACCGCTTCCGGAGTCGGTCGGTTTCGCCACCGGCGTCGCCGTCTCGCCCAGCGGACAGATAGCCGTCGCCACGCATATCGGCGAGGTCTACTTCTTCGACTCCAAGAGCAACATCGAGGGCTGA
- a CDS encoding class I SAM-dependent methyltransferase: protein MSYTFSVGDVAFLRSRHGIKALETASSLALTAPSMIADIAELRARYDGHDAALIETVTCRRRARGKLRGADDLLLSDEALQQATNSVVAQQRAADIADRVPGAVIHDVTCSVGAELAELTHSSGVAGVIGSDIDPVRLAMARHNVPSATLLRADALTPTSTADVILADPARRSGAGRVFRLDQLTPPLLNLMTTYAGRSLIVKCAPGLDYSMLRNRFGFDGEVQITSLDGGVREAVLWTGPHAIPFRRATVLRTGPDGTVERTELTDAEPDDVPIGELGEWIIDPDGAIVRAGLVRNYAHRHGLGLLDPRIAYLTGDSVPLGERGFRIIEQVGVAEKALRKALGAQDCGTLEILVRGLDVDPDQLRKRLKLKGSRPLTLILTRLGRKGVGFLCEPGIRF, encoded by the coding sequence ATGAGCTACACGTTTTCGGTCGGGGATGTCGCGTTCCTCCGTTCGCGGCACGGGATCAAAGCACTCGAGACGGCGTCGTCGCTGGCGCTGACGGCACCGTCGATGATCGCCGACATCGCCGAGCTCCGCGCACGATACGACGGGCACGACGCTGCCCTGATCGAGACGGTCACCTGCCGTCGCCGTGCGCGTGGGAAGCTGCGTGGCGCCGATGATCTCCTGCTGTCCGACGAGGCGCTGCAACAGGCCACCAACAGCGTTGTCGCGCAGCAGCGAGCCGCCGACATCGCCGACCGCGTGCCCGGCGCGGTGATCCACGATGTCACCTGCTCTGTCGGTGCCGAACTCGCCGAACTGACACACTCCTCGGGCGTCGCCGGCGTCATCGGTAGCGACATCGACCCGGTTCGGCTCGCTATGGCGCGCCACAACGTGCCGTCGGCGACGCTGCTGCGGGCGGATGCCCTGACGCCGACATCCACCGCCGACGTGATCCTGGCCGACCCGGCGCGACGCTCCGGCGCCGGGCGGGTCTTCCGGCTCGATCAGCTCACCCCGCCCCTGCTGAATCTGATGACCACCTACGCGGGGCGGTCCCTCATTGTGAAATGCGCTCCCGGACTGGACTATTCGATGCTGCGCAACCGATTCGGGTTCGACGGCGAAGTGCAGATCACCTCGTTGGACGGCGGGGTTCGCGAGGCGGTGCTCTGGACAGGTCCGCACGCCATTCCGTTCCGACGGGCCACCGTTCTGCGTACCGGACCGGATGGAACCGTCGAACGCACCGAGTTGACCGACGCCGAACCCGACGACGTCCCGATCGGTGAACTCGGCGAGTGGATCATCGATCCCGACGGCGCGATCGTGCGGGCCGGGCTGGTCCGCAACTACGCGCACCGGCATGGGTTGGGGCTACTCGATCCGCGCATCGCCTACCTCACCGGCGATTCCGTTCCCTTGGGGGAGCGTGGATTCCGGATCATCGAGCAGGTCGGCGTGGCCGAGAAGGCGTTACGCAAGGCGCTCGGCGCACAGGACTGCGGAACGCTGGAGATCCTGGTGCGCGGACTCGACGTCGACCCCGATCAGTTGCGGAAGCGGTTGAAACTCAAGGGTTCACGGCCGCTGACGCTCATTCTGACGCGCCTGGGTCGCAAGGGCGTCGGATTCCTCTGTGAGCCGGGAATCCGGTTCTGA
- a CDS encoding ribbon-helix-helix domain-containing protein, giving the protein MPDYDAMADDYAEHPPTADEVLAVEVSPSALKTGRPRKGAAKGRTPTMSVRLPAPLRAKVARVAKREHIAESEVIRRAVEQFTD; this is encoded by the coding sequence ATGCCTGACTACGACGCAATGGCTGACGACTACGCCGAGCATCCACCCACTGCTGATGAGGTGCTTGCGGTGGAGGTGAGCCCGTCTGCTTTGAAGACTGGCCGTCCACGCAAGGGTGCAGCGAAGGGGCGCACGCCCACCATGTCAGTGCGTCTGCCCGCCCCGTTGCGCGCCAAAGTTGCCCGTGTGGCCAAGCGTGAACACATCGCCGAGTCGGAGGTCATCCGGCGGGCGGTCGAGCAGTTCACAGATTGA
- a CDS encoding site-specific integrase, which produces MPPKKKRKKWPWVLGAIAVLVIVIAAGCDVVTVQRAMGHKGATTTTLNTYSHLWPKAEDRTRAAVAKLLTEQLRADSSDSGSDLD; this is translated from the coding sequence GTGCCGCCGAAGAAGAAGCGGAAGAAGTGGCCATGGGTCCTGGGAGCGATCGCCGTCCTGGTCATCGTCATCGCGGCCGGCTGTGACGTCGTGACGGTGCAGCGGGCGATGGGCCACAAGGGCGCCACCACCACCACGCTGAACACGTACTCGCATCTGTGGCCGAAGGCCGAGGACCGGACCCGCGCGGCGGTGGCGAAGCTGCTGACTGAGCAGCTGCGGGCGGACAGTAGCGACAGCGGCTCTGACCTGGACTAA
- a CDS encoding class I SAM-dependent methyltransferase, translating into MTTNVTPETDPEPNPHATEEQVKAALADTKLAQVLYHDWEAETYDEKWSISFDERCIDYARGRFDAVASDDALPYGRAMELGCGTGFFLLNLMQSGVAEKGSVTDLSPGMVKVALRNAQNLGLDVDGRVADAEKIPYDDNTFDLVVGHAVLHHIPDVEQALREVLRVLKPGGRFIFAGEPSTIGDFYARWMSRATWWATTNITKFGPLKGWRRPQEELDESSRAAALEAVVDIHTFDPDELAGIAKSAGAQRVQTATEELAAAMLGWPVRTFEAAVPADKLGWGWAGFAFGGWKRMTWLDENVLRKVVPPKFFYNVVVSGFKPS; encoded by the coding sequence ATGACGACCAATGTGACCCCGGAAACCGATCCGGAACCCAATCCGCACGCCACCGAAGAGCAGGTCAAGGCCGCGCTCGCGGACACCAAGCTCGCCCAGGTGCTCTACCACGACTGGGAGGCCGAGACCTACGACGAGAAGTGGTCGATCAGCTTCGACGAGCGGTGCATCGACTACGCGCGCGGACGCTTCGACGCCGTCGCCTCCGACGACGCGCTGCCCTACGGGCGGGCCATGGAACTCGGTTGTGGCACCGGATTTTTCCTGCTCAACCTGATGCAGTCCGGCGTCGCCGAGAAGGGGTCGGTCACCGACCTCTCACCCGGCATGGTGAAGGTGGCGCTGCGCAACGCGCAGAACCTGGGCCTCGACGTCGACGGCCGGGTGGCCGACGCGGAGAAGATCCCCTACGACGACAACACCTTCGACCTCGTCGTCGGACATGCTGTGCTGCACCACATCCCGGATGTGGAACAGGCGCTGCGCGAAGTGCTCCGCGTGCTCAAGCCCGGTGGGCGTTTCATCTTCGCGGGCGAGCCGTCGACCATCGGTGACTTCTACGCACGCTGGATGAGCCGCGCAACGTGGTGGGCGACAACCAATATCACCAAGTTCGGTCCGCTCAAGGGCTGGCGGCGACCACAGGAAGAGCTCGACGAGTCTTCCCGGGCCGCCGCGCTCGAGGCCGTCGTCGACATCCACACCTTCGACCCCGATGAGCTGGCCGGCATCGCGAAATCCGCTGGTGCGCAACGCGTGCAGACCGCCACCGAAGAGCTTGCCGCCGCGATGCTCGGTTGGCCGGTGCGTACCTTCGAAGCTGCGGTCCCCGCCGACAAACTCGGTTGGGGCTGGGCCGGATTCGCCTTCGGTGGCTGGAAGCGGATGACCTGGCTCGACGAGAACGTGCTGCGCAAGGTGGTGCCGCCGAAGTTCTTCTACAACGTGGTGGTCAGCGGTTTCAAGCCCAGTTAG
- a CDS encoding enoyl-CoA hydratase/isomerase family protein has protein sequence MAEFVTLETSEEHPGVGTILLNRPPMNALNRQVQSELAAAADEATLRDDIKAVVIYGGPKVLAAGADIKEMNDLTYAEMSKIAGRLQDALGSISEIPKPTVAAITGYALGGGLEVALGADRRIAGDNAKLGVPEVLLGVIPGGGGTQRLARLVGPAKAKDMIFTGRFVGAGEALAIGLVDEVVAPDEVYNAALKWAGQFRNAASVAIAAGKKAVDQGLGVDLATGLKIEEQLFAALFATEDRAIGMKSFVENGPGKAKFLGK, from the coding sequence ATGGCTGAGTTCGTCACCCTCGAGACATCCGAAGAACACCCCGGCGTGGGCACCATCCTGCTCAACCGCCCGCCGATGAACGCACTGAACCGCCAGGTACAGAGCGAACTGGCGGCGGCGGCCGACGAGGCGACGCTGCGTGACGACATCAAGGCCGTCGTCATCTACGGCGGCCCCAAGGTTCTGGCGGCAGGCGCCGACATCAAAGAGATGAACGATCTCACCTATGCGGAGATGAGCAAGATCGCCGGACGGCTGCAGGATGCGCTGGGGTCGATCTCGGAGATCCCCAAGCCGACGGTCGCGGCGATCACCGGTTACGCCCTCGGCGGTGGACTCGAGGTGGCGCTCGGCGCCGACCGTCGCATCGCCGGGGACAACGCCAAACTCGGGGTGCCGGAGGTGCTGCTCGGGGTCATTCCCGGCGGTGGTGGCACGCAGCGGCTCGCCCGGCTCGTGGGACCGGCGAAGGCCAAGGACATGATCTTCACCGGACGCTTCGTCGGCGCCGGAGAAGCGCTGGCCATCGGGCTGGTCGACGAGGTCGTCGCGCCCGACGAGGTCTACAACGCCGCGCTGAAGTGGGCTGGGCAGTTCCGCAATGCCGCGTCGGTGGCGATCGCGGCCGGCAAGAAGGCCGTCGATCAGGGCCTCGGTGTGGACCTTGCCACCGGACTGAAGATCGAGGAACAGCTCTTCGCCGCGCTGTTCGCCACCGAAGACCGCGCCATCGGGATGAAATCCTTCGTGGAGAACGGACCCGGCAAGGCGAAATTCCTCGGAAAGTGA